The proteins below come from a single Rhizobium sp. BT04 genomic window:
- a CDS encoding carboxymuconolactone decarboxylase family protein codes for MAFIHTPNASASEKTTSMYASAEANYGYLPNMYRAFGHRPEVMENWVALLSSIRGHMSLRRYELVTLAAAKELKSSYCMLAHGSVLLREGFTSDGLTAVVNETEKAPIDAGERAIMAFAAKVARDATSVTQQDIDGLKKHGLSDAEVFDVTAAAAARCFFSKMLDALGAAPDHAYMERLEPNVRRALSVGREVERPLAPSTSRGTSQ; via the coding sequence ATGGCTTTCATTCACACCCCCAATGCATCCGCCAGCGAGAAGACGACGTCGATGTACGCGTCAGCGGAGGCGAACTATGGTTATCTACCGAACATGTATCGTGCCTTCGGCCACCGGCCGGAGGTGATGGAGAACTGGGTGGCGCTGCTTTCGAGCATTCGCGGCCATATGAGCCTGCGGCGCTACGAATTGGTGACGCTGGCGGCGGCCAAGGAGCTGAAATCCTCCTATTGCATGCTGGCGCATGGCTCGGTGCTGCTGCGCGAGGGCTTTACCAGCGACGGGCTGACGGCTGTTGTCAACGAGACGGAGAAGGCGCCGATCGATGCCGGCGAACGCGCCATCATGGCCTTTGCCGCCAAGGTGGCGCGCGACGCGACATCGGTCACCCAGCAGGATATAGACGGACTGAAGAAACACGGGCTGAGCGATGCCGAGGTCTTCGACGTCACGGCTGCGGCAGCGGCCCGGTGTTTCTTCTCGAAAATGCTGGATGCGCTGGGTGCCGCTCCCGACCACGCCTATATGGAGCGGCTGGAGCCGAATGTACGAAGGGCGCTCAGCGTCGGACGGGAGGTCGAACGGCCTTTGGCGCCTTCAACCTCCCGCGGCACATCGCAATGA
- a CDS encoding nucleoside 2-deoxyribosyltransferase, producing the protein MTTIYLAGPEVFLPDAMPIMAEKRRLARQFGFEPTGPGSDENQTPVKRTAAEIYARNDDAMRRAEICLANITPFRGVSADPGTVYEIGFMIALGKAVFAYSNHPDDYGLRVRSIWYAGLEIDETSGRPRGPDGIAIENHGMADNLMIDGGIEATGGKVFRAATLPADPARDLTVYFKALQTIAGIPASFTPPSSPR; encoded by the coding sequence ATGACCACCATTTACCTTGCCGGCCCGGAAGTCTTTCTTCCGGATGCCATGCCCATCATGGCCGAAAAACGCCGATTGGCGCGCCAGTTCGGCTTCGAGCCGACCGGTCCCGGCAGCGACGAAAACCAGACACCGGTGAAGCGGACCGCCGCAGAGATCTACGCACGCAACGACGACGCCATGCGCCGAGCCGAGATCTGCCTTGCCAACATCACTCCCTTTCGAGGCGTCAGCGCCGATCCGGGTACGGTCTACGAAATCGGCTTCATGATTGCGCTCGGAAAAGCGGTCTTTGCCTATTCCAACCACCCCGACGACTACGGCCTGCGTGTTCGCTCGATCTGGTATGCGGGGCTCGAGATCGATGAGACGAGCGGACGCCCCCGCGGACCGGATGGCATCGCGATCGAAAATCACGGCATGGCCGACAACCTGATGATCGACGGAGGGATCGAGGCGACCGGAGGCAAGGTGTTTCGTGCAGCGACGCTCCCGGCGGACCCTGCCCGCGACCTTACGGTTTACTTCAAGGCGCTTCAGACGATCGCCGGCATCCCGGCCTCTTTTACTCCGCCTTCATCGCCTCGATGA
- a CDS encoding acyl CoA:acetate/3-ketoacid CoA transferase, with amino-acid sequence MEKHLTPAEAAALIPDGAFVTVSSSSGLGCPDLMLKAIGERFDATGHPKDITTLHPIAAGDMSGIKGVDYIAKKGLLKRIIGGSYPSGPSSSEPPLIWQMITNNEIPAYNIPSGILFDIHREAAAKRPGVLTKIGIDTFVDPERQGCAMNGLASEHPVVKRVSFEGEDWLFFPAIVPEVAIIRATTADERGNLTYEHEGAYLGGLDQALAARNNGGIVIAQVKRITKEGSLKPHDVRVPGMLVDYVVVDPEQKQTTQTQYDPAISGEIFRPLDSFSVPEFNVQKVIARRVAQELQAGSCVNLGFGISANVPRILLEEGLHGAVTWVIEQGAVGGVPLLDFAFGCASNADAYMPSPYQFTYFQGAGFDASLLSFLEIGKDGSVNVSKLSFRPHVTAGAGGFVDITARAKKIVFSGMFNAGAKLSIANGALLIEREGRLKKLVNEVEHVTFSGRRAIEQGQDITYVTERCVMKLTPDGIVLTEIAPGIDLQSHILDQSEFPLIVAPDLKVMDAALFAESAIGLSLPGKKARTLEGSFHG; translated from the coding sequence ATGGAGAAGCATCTCACCCCAGCCGAAGCGGCAGCGCTGATCCCGGATGGCGCTTTTGTCACGGTGTCGTCTTCGAGCGGTCTCGGTTGCCCTGATCTCATGCTGAAGGCGATTGGCGAGCGTTTCGATGCGACCGGCCATCCCAAGGATATTACCACTCTTCATCCCATCGCAGCCGGCGACATGAGCGGCATCAAGGGTGTCGATTACATTGCAAAAAAGGGCCTGCTCAAACGCATCATCGGCGGCTCCTATCCCTCAGGTCCGTCGTCATCAGAGCCGCCGCTGATCTGGCAGATGATCACCAACAACGAGATCCCGGCCTACAACATTCCCTCCGGCATCCTCTTCGACATTCATCGCGAAGCCGCTGCCAAGCGGCCGGGCGTGCTGACCAAGATCGGCATCGACACCTTCGTCGATCCGGAGCGGCAGGGTTGCGCGATGAACGGCCTGGCGTCGGAGCATCCGGTGGTCAAGCGCGTCAGCTTCGAGGGCGAGGACTGGCTGTTCTTTCCGGCAATCGTCCCCGAGGTCGCCATCATCCGGGCCACCACCGCCGACGAGCGCGGCAACCTGACCTACGAACACGAAGGCGCCTATCTCGGCGGCCTCGATCAGGCGCTGGCCGCCCGCAACAATGGCGGCATTGTCATCGCCCAGGTCAAGCGGATCACCAAGGAAGGCTCGCTGAAGCCGCATGACGTCCGCGTGCCGGGGATGCTGGTTGATTATGTGGTCGTCGATCCGGAGCAGAAGCAGACGACGCAGACGCAGTATGATCCGGCGATATCAGGGGAGATCTTCCGCCCGCTCGATAGCTTCAGCGTTCCGGAGTTCAATGTTCAGAAGGTCATTGCGCGCCGTGTCGCGCAGGAGCTTCAGGCGGGAAGTTGCGTCAATCTCGGCTTCGGCATCTCGGCCAATGTGCCGCGCATTCTGCTGGAGGAGGGGCTCCACGGCGCGGTCACCTGGGTCATCGAGCAAGGGGCGGTCGGGGGCGTGCCGCTGCTCGACTTCGCCTTCGGCTGCGCGTCGAACGCCGACGCCTACATGCCGTCTCCCTATCAGTTCACCTATTTCCAGGGGGCAGGCTTCGATGCGTCGTTGCTCTCCTTCCTCGAGATCGGCAAGGACGGCTCGGTCAACGTCTCCAAGCTCTCCTTCCGGCCGCATGTGACGGCTGGCGCCGGCGGCTTCGTCGACATCACCGCGCGGGCGAAGAAGATCGTCTTCTCCGGCATGTTCAACGCCGGAGCGAAGCTTTCGATCGCCAATGGCGCCCTTCTGATCGAGAGGGAAGGCAGGCTGAAGAAGCTGGTGAACGAGGTCGAACACGTGACCTTCAGCGGCAGGCGCGCGATCGAGCAGGGGCAGGATATCACCTATGTCACCGAGCGGTGCGTGATGAAGCTGACGCCCGACGGCATCGTCCTCACCGAGATTGCCCCCGGTATCGATCTCCAATCCCACATCCTCGATCAGTCGGAGTTTCCATTGATCGTTGCGCCTGATTTGAAGGTCATGGACGCCGCGCTCTTCGCGGAGTCTGCGATCGGCCTGTCGCTTCCGGGGAAAAAGGCACGGACGCTGGAGGGCAGCTTCCATGGCTAG
- a CDS encoding enoyl-CoA hydratase/isomerase family protein encodes MASGTVRIDVDGHFATLTISRPEKLNALDLDMLKALADAADAVEANANVRAAVLTGEGKGFSAGGDIKAWGGMSPQEFGHLWVRHGHRIFERLATLRVPLVAALNGHALGGGLELAGVADIRLAEQHIKIGLPETGLGMVPGWSGTQRLVRRFGAQAVRRMALGGEIFTAEEARLLGIVDAVVPSGSSLAAAREYAERIAARGPAAVEIAKLMIASANGEDNGTAVEALGSILAAKTGDLKEGVASFSEKRPATFKGEW; translated from the coding sequence ATGGCTAGCGGAACCGTCAGAATTGACGTCGATGGACATTTTGCGACGCTGACGATTTCTCGTCCGGAGAAGCTGAACGCGCTCGACCTCGACATGCTGAAAGCGCTGGCAGACGCGGCCGACGCGGTGGAGGCGAACGCCAATGTGCGCGCTGCCGTTCTCACGGGCGAAGGAAAGGGCTTTTCCGCCGGCGGCGATATCAAGGCCTGGGGCGGAATGTCGCCTCAGGAGTTCGGTCATCTCTGGGTTCGCCACGGCCACCGTATCTTCGAGAGACTGGCGACGCTCAGGGTGCCGCTGGTCGCGGCTCTGAACGGCCACGCCCTCGGAGGGGGGCTTGAGCTTGCGGGGGTTGCCGACATTCGCCTCGCCGAGCAGCACATCAAGATCGGCCTGCCGGAGACCGGCTTGGGAATGGTGCCGGGCTGGTCGGGGACACAGCGTCTGGTGCGCCGGTTCGGCGCGCAGGCCGTCCGGCGCATGGCCTTGGGCGGCGAGATATTCACCGCCGAGGAGGCGCGTCTGCTCGGGATCGTCGACGCGGTGGTTCCCTCGGGAAGCTCGCTTGCTGCCGCCAGGGAATACGCTGAGCGGATTGCCGCAAGGGGCCCGGCTGCCGTCGAGATCGCCAAGTTGATGATCGCATCGGCGAACGGCGAAGACAACGGAACCGCGGTCGAAGCCCTGGGCTCGATCCTCGCTGCGAAGACCGGCGATCTGAAGGAGGGCGTCGCATCATTCAGCGAGAAGCGCCCGGCAACATTCAAGGGAGAATGGTAA
- a CDS encoding PAS-domain containing protein — protein MMPHSFESILENLPQGIVLLDPANKVTAFNARTLEILGLPDGAISRGMNIDGLPGTADCRAAAQSSTIGRPRTSQFALSDGRMVSLTSAPSKEGGWILSYEDISTLIRVEDSLTEQHHRFDAALSNMPHGLCMFDSKKNLILCNPSYARMYNLPDLLTKPGTPLVDILAFRSREGNGPADTATYFDVVFEATVRGAVASQNIVLTDGRVIKITHNPMQNGGYVATHEDVTKTVRLAEELRRHHDQLETTVKSRTAEVERQARELERMLAQERNINELQRQFVAMASHEFRTPLAIIDAAAQRLLRKRGAVEPEFLSDKVDQIRASVNRIVDLMESILSAGRLDTGKIDISYDACALRSLIRTCCERQSTIAKTHSFMLDIDRLPEVIDADPRALAQVFTNLLSNAVKYAPGTSEIRITAWEETGNVKVSISDDGVGIDPEDVPRLFQRYFRAGTSTGIAGTGIGLNLVKQIVELHHGAIEVRSARGCGSTFTVTLPIERTGPIERTGNASASSDAA, from the coding sequence ATGATGCCACACTCGTTTGAATCCATTCTGGAGAACCTGCCGCAGGGCATTGTTCTCCTTGATCCTGCCAATAAGGTGACGGCTTTCAACGCCCGCACGCTCGAAATTCTCGGCCTCCCGGATGGAGCCATCAGCAGAGGAATGAATATTGACGGATTGCCGGGCACCGCCGATTGCCGCGCAGCGGCACAGTCGTCGACGATCGGCAGACCGCGCACGTCCCAGTTTGCGCTTTCCGACGGACGGATGGTCTCATTGACCTCAGCCCCGTCGAAAGAGGGAGGCTGGATCTTGAGCTATGAAGACATCTCGACCCTCATCCGCGTCGAAGACAGTCTCACCGAACAACATCACAGGTTCGACGCGGCCCTCAGCAACATGCCGCATGGACTGTGCATGTTCGATTCGAAAAAGAACCTGATCCTGTGCAACCCGTCCTATGCACGGATGTACAATCTACCGGATTTGCTGACGAAACCAGGAACGCCACTTGTCGATATCCTGGCCTTTCGCAGCCGCGAGGGAAATGGCCCGGCCGATACCGCCACCTATTTTGACGTCGTCTTCGAAGCGACGGTCCGCGGTGCGGTGGCCAGCCAGAATATCGTGCTCACCGATGGTCGCGTCATCAAGATCACCCACAATCCGATGCAAAACGGTGGTTACGTCGCCACCCACGAAGACGTCACCAAGACGGTGCGACTTGCGGAAGAGCTGCGCCGGCATCACGATCAGCTCGAAACGACGGTGAAGAGCCGCACGGCGGAAGTCGAGCGCCAGGCGCGGGAACTCGAGCGAATGCTGGCGCAGGAGCGGAACATCAACGAATTGCAACGGCAGTTCGTGGCGATGGCGTCCCATGAATTCAGGACCCCGCTGGCCATCATCGACGCGGCCGCCCAGCGGCTGTTGCGTAAGAGAGGGGCCGTCGAACCCGAATTTCTCAGCGACAAGGTCGACCAGATCCGCGCATCGGTGAACCGGATTGTCGATCTCATGGAGAGCATCCTGTCGGCCGGGCGTCTTGACACCGGTAAGATCGATATCAGCTACGACGCCTGCGCCTTAAGATCATTGATAAGAACCTGTTGCGAGCGGCAGTCGACGATCGCCAAGACACACAGCTTCATGTTGGACATTGACCGGCTGCCGGAGGTCATCGATGCCGATCCCCGCGCTTTGGCGCAGGTCTTTACCAACCTGCTGTCCAATGCCGTCAAATACGCGCCCGGAACCTCCGAAATTCGCATCACGGCGTGGGAGGAGACGGGAAACGTCAAAGTTTCGATCAGCGATGACGGGGTGGGGATCGACCCCGAAGACGTACCCCGGCTATTCCAGCGCTATTTCCGTGCCGGGACCTCGACCGGGATTGCCGGAACGGGCATCGGCCTCAACCTGGTGAAGCAGATCGTCGAACTGCACCACGGCGCGATAGAGGTTCGAAGCGCAAGAGGATGCGGATCGACATTCACCGTCACTCTTCCCATCGAGAGAACTGGTCCCATCGAGAGAACTGGTAACGCTTCTGCGAGCAGCGACGCTGCCTGA
- a CDS encoding aldehyde dehydrogenase family protein — protein MTVLVNPTALSNHSARDFKMLIDGKWEAGGSDPIERIAPSHGVVVSRFPTGSRTDAERAIAAARKAFDLGPWPRMTASERSAILLKAADLIAARAEELAFLDAIEAGKPITQVRGEIAGSVDIWRYAAALARDLHGESYNTLGDGTLGVVLREAIGVVSIITPWNFPFLIVGQKLPFALAAGCTTVVKPSELTSGSTLVLGEILQQAGIPDGVVNIVTGRGPEVGAVMTSHPDVDMVSFTGSTGVGKLTMSNAAQTLKKVSLELGGKNPQIVFPDADLDAFIDAAVFGAYFNAGECCNAGSRLILHKSIASDVVERIAELSKAVKVGDPLDPSTQVGAIITPEHLEKISRYVAGARSGGALVAHGGETLDLGMGQFMSPTILEAVTPDMAVAREEVFGPVLSVLTFETSAEAIRIANSIDYGLSAGIWSRDFDTCLTIGRSVRAGTVWMNTFMDGASELPFGGYKQSGLGRELGRHAVEDYTETKTLNMHIGKRTSWWMPQTEKPA, from the coding sequence ATGACGGTCCTCGTCAACCCCACGGCACTGAGCAATCACAGCGCGCGTGATTTCAAGATGCTCATCGACGGCAAATGGGAGGCCGGCGGCTCCGATCCGATCGAGCGTATCGCGCCGAGCCACGGGGTCGTGGTCAGCCGCTTCCCCACAGGCAGCAGGACGGATGCCGAGCGCGCCATTGCCGCGGCGCGCAAGGCCTTCGATCTCGGGCCGTGGCCGCGGATGACCGCTTCCGAACGCTCCGCCATCCTGCTCAAGGCTGCCGATCTGATTGCGGCGCGCGCGGAGGAGTTGGCATTTCTCGATGCGATCGAGGCGGGAAAGCCGATCACCCAGGTGCGGGGAGAAATTGCAGGCTCCGTCGACATATGGCGCTATGCGGCAGCTCTTGCGCGCGACCTCCACGGTGAGAGCTACAACACACTCGGCGATGGCACCCTCGGCGTCGTCTTGCGCGAAGCGATCGGGGTGGTGTCGATCATCACGCCTTGGAACTTTCCGTTCCTAATCGTCGGCCAGAAGCTGCCATTCGCCTTGGCTGCCGGCTGCACGACCGTCGTCAAGCCCTCGGAACTGACCTCGGGATCGACGCTGGTGCTGGGAGAGATCCTGCAGCAGGCCGGCATTCCGGATGGCGTCGTCAACATTGTCACCGGTAGGGGACCTGAGGTCGGCGCGGTCATGACGTCGCATCCCGACGTCGACATGGTCTCCTTCACCGGCTCGACCGGCGTCGGAAAGCTGACGATGTCGAATGCCGCACAAACGCTGAAGAAAGTCTCGCTGGAACTTGGTGGGAAGAACCCGCAGATCGTGTTTCCGGATGCCGATCTCGATGCATTCATCGATGCCGCGGTCTTCGGCGCCTACTTCAATGCCGGCGAGTGCTGCAATGCCGGCTCGCGGCTGATCCTTCACAAATCAATCGCTTCCGATGTCGTCGAGCGGATTGCCGAATTGTCGAAGGCCGTGAAGGTCGGCGACCCGCTCGATCCCTCGACGCAGGTGGGCGCGATCATCACGCCTGAGCATCTGGAGAAAATCTCGAGATATGTCGCCGGTGCAAGAAGCGGCGGCGCCCTGGTCGCTCATGGCGGCGAGACGCTTGACCTCGGCATGGGGCAATTCATGTCGCCGACGATCCTTGAAGCGGTCACCCCTGATATGGCGGTGGCGCGCGAGGAAGTCTTTGGGCCGGTGCTTTCGGTGCTGACATTCGAGACGTCAGCCGAAGCGATCAGGATTGCCAATTCCATCGACTACGGCCTGTCGGCCGGTATCTGGAGCCGCGATTTCGACACCTGCCTCACGATCGGCCGCTCGGTGCGGGCCGGCACGGTCTGGATGAACACCTTCATGGATGGCGCCTCGGAGCTTCCCTTTGGCGGCTACAAACAGAGCGGCCTCGGCCGCGAGCTCGGCCGCCATGCGGTCGAAGACTACACGGAGACCAAGACGCTCAACATGCATATCGGCAAACGCACCAGCTGGTGGATGCCGCAGACGGAAAAGCCGGCTTAG
- a CDS encoding alpha/beta hydrolase — translation MVALTPMGSAAVGQGIGPQSQASRQQVEKLVGLWKGHFAGADSLQQRRTAFRTLMETMPGPTRIQVRQVDADGVDAELMWPARLHHPIGQRVILYIHGGGFSSGSIRTHSLLAGSLAKAASSDILLIDYRLMPEYAYPAQINDALTAYRWLLDNGYRSENVIVAGDGAGGNIAIETVLRQMQAAKPLPAAVIALSPITDLAATGGSMTSNAGSDPLVGKDWIETLRQTYLRTRSPTDPQASPLYADMTGFPPLLLQVGSGEVLLDDTLRLADKARQAGVDVTTEVWPGMPHQWQLFPSLLDDADRSSQNIAEFAIRHFADKPE, via the coding sequence TTGGTCGCGTTGACGCCGATGGGATCGGCAGCGGTCGGGCAGGGCATCGGGCCGCAAAGTCAGGCCTCGCGCCAGCAGGTCGAGAAACTCGTCGGCCTCTGGAAGGGTCATTTTGCCGGCGCCGACAGCCTGCAGCAGCGGCGAACGGCCTTCAGGACGCTGATGGAGACGATGCCTGGGCCAACGCGCATCCAGGTGCGGCAGGTCGATGCCGACGGCGTCGACGCCGAGCTGATGTGGCCTGCCCGTCTTCATCACCCGATCGGCCAAAGGGTGATCCTCTATATCCATGGCGGCGGCTTTTCCAGCGGCTCCATTCGCACACATAGCCTGCTTGCCGGCTCGCTTGCCAAGGCCGCATCCAGCGACATTCTTCTCATTGATTATCGGCTGATGCCCGAATATGCCTATCCTGCTCAGATCAACGACGCGCTGACCGCCTATCGCTGGCTTCTCGACAACGGCTATCGGAGCGAGAACGTCATCGTGGCCGGAGACGGCGCCGGCGGCAATATCGCGATCGAGACGGTGCTGAGGCAGATGCAGGCGGCAAAGCCGTTGCCGGCGGCTGTGATTGCGCTCAGCCCCATCACCGATCTTGCCGCGACAGGCGGATCCATGACATCAAACGCCGGAAGCGATCCGCTGGTCGGCAAGGACTGGATCGAGACCCTGCGCCAGACCTATCTCCGCACCCGGTCTCCGACCGATCCCCAGGCATCGCCGCTTTATGCCGACATGACCGGCTTTCCGCCGCTGTTGCTGCAGGTCGGCTCCGGCGAAGTCCTGCTGGACGATACGCTGCGGCTCGCCGACAAAGCGCGCCAGGCGGGAGTGGACGTCACCACCGAGGTTTGGCCGGGCATGCCGCATCAGTGGCAGCTGTTTCCCTCTCTGCTCGACGATGCCGATCGGTCGAGCCAGAATATCGCCGAGTTCGCGATCCGACATTTTGCAGACAAACCGGAGTAG
- a CDS encoding LacI family DNA-binding transcriptional regulator: MTKARVTVIDIAKAAGVSKSTVSLVLQGSSLVNEVTRAKVNSVMRELGYVYNRGAANLRQAGAKSRIVGVVVNDLTNSFFAELAVGVDMVVQSAGFVQFLSNTGESIDRQREVVASMREHGISGLIVSPARATDAADFKPLVAAGIPVVVVVRNLPGAKVSSIVSDNRAGMMSAVKHLVGLGHKRIAFLGGFPDTAVFDDRLAGYRSGVETAGLDYHEELVIASAPSRAGGVEAIGKAIALARRPTAAVCFNDAVAFGVCDGLRARRLEPGADFAVVGFDDVIEAQAAVPALTTVSVDPQGIGRRGAQMLLKQINAGKAEAETVTTAVRLVVRESCGAGKTAPARTGKSVKSKQDAE; encoded by the coding sequence GTGACAAAGGCGCGGGTAACCGTCATTGACATCGCAAAGGCCGCCGGCGTCTCCAAGTCGACGGTGTCGCTGGTGCTTCAGGGCTCCTCCCTGGTCAATGAGGTGACGCGCGCCAAGGTCAACTCTGTGATGCGCGAACTCGGCTACGTCTATAATCGCGGCGCCGCCAATCTTCGCCAGGCCGGCGCCAAATCGCGGATCGTCGGGGTCGTCGTCAACGACCTGACGAACAGCTTCTTTGCGGAACTGGCGGTCGGCGTCGATATGGTCGTCCAATCGGCCGGCTTCGTGCAATTCCTGTCGAATACCGGCGAGAGCATCGACCGGCAGCGTGAGGTTGTCGCATCGATGCGCGAGCATGGCATTTCCGGCCTGATCGTCTCGCCGGCGCGCGCCACCGATGCCGCAGACTTCAAGCCGCTCGTCGCAGCCGGCATTCCGGTGGTGGTCGTCGTGCGAAACCTGCCCGGCGCCAAAGTCTCGTCGATCGTCTCCGACAACCGAGCCGGCATGATGTCGGCGGTCAAGCATTTGGTGGGGCTCGGCCACAAGCGTATCGCTTTTCTCGGAGGCTTTCCCGACACCGCCGTCTTCGACGACCGGCTTGCCGGCTACCGGAGCGGTGTGGAGACGGCAGGGCTTGACTATCACGAAGAACTCGTCATCGCGTCGGCACCTTCGCGGGCCGGCGGGGTGGAGGCGATCGGCAAAGCGATTGCTCTTGCCCGTCGGCCGACCGCAGCCGTCTGCTTCAACGATGCAGTCGCCTTCGGTGTCTGTGACGGATTGCGCGCTCGCCGTCTGGAGCCTGGCGCCGACTTCGCCGTGGTGGGTTTCGACGACGTCATCGAGGCTCAGGCGGCGGTTCCCGCGCTGACGACGGTCTCTGTCGATCCGCAGGGCATCGGGCGACGGGGCGCACAGATGCTGCTCAAGCAGATCAATGCGGGCAAGGCCGAGGCGGAGACGGTGACGACAGCCGTTCGGCTGGTCGTTCGCGAAAGCTGCGGCGCCGGCAAGACCGCGCCGGCAAGGACCGGCAAGAGTGTAAAATCGAAACAGGACGCTGAGTAA
- a CDS encoding LysR family transcriptional regulator has protein sequence MRATELSELAAFAAVARHKSFRKAGEERGVTASAVSHAVLNLEDRIGIRLLNRTTRSVSLTEAGDLLISHLDPAFGEMTAALDALNRYRDTPFGKVRINVPNSIGPFVIGRIIGPLLKKNPNLQLEINATDRLVDIVEEGFDAGIRFGERVTEGMIALRIKPRIRLVVVGSPAYFETRPKPATPHELKRHLCIQNMFPSGARYAWEFEKDGQAVSFQPAGPLSLDDHELMMQAALGGVGLAYIWEPRVEKAVAGGELIQVLDDWCQPEEPLYLYYPSRRHMSAGFRAVIEAMKAE, from the coding sequence ATGCGCGCCACCGAATTGTCCGAACTCGCGGCCTTTGCCGCCGTCGCGCGGCATAAGAGCTTCCGCAAGGCGGGCGAGGAGCGGGGTGTCACCGCGTCTGCGGTCAGCCATGCCGTGCTCAATCTCGAAGACCGGATCGGCATCCGCCTGCTCAACCGCACGACGCGCAGCGTCTCGCTGACGGAGGCCGGCGACCTGCTGATCTCGCATCTCGACCCGGCTTTCGGCGAGATGACGGCGGCGCTCGATGCACTGAACCGCTATCGCGACACGCCGTTCGGCAAGGTGAGGATCAACGTGCCGAATTCGATCGGCCCCTTCGTTATCGGCCGCATCATCGGTCCGCTGCTGAAAAAGAACCCCAACTTGCAGCTGGAGATCAACGCGACCGACAGGCTGGTCGATATCGTCGAGGAGGGTTTCGATGCCGGTATCCGCTTCGGGGAGCGCGTCACCGAGGGCATGATCGCGCTGCGCATAAAACCGCGCATCCGCTTGGTCGTCGTCGGTTCGCCTGCCTATTTCGAGACCCGGCCGAAGCCGGCGACACCGCACGAGCTCAAGCGCCATCTCTGCATTCAGAACATGTTTCCGTCAGGCGCGCGTTATGCCTGGGAGTTCGAGAAGGACGGCCAGGCGGTGAGCTTTCAGCCGGCCGGACCGCTGTCGCTCGACGATCACGAGCTGATGATGCAGGCAGCGCTCGGCGGCGTCGGCCTTGCCTACATCTGGGAGCCGCGCGTGGAAAAAGCCGTTGCCGGCGGCGAACTGATCCAGGTCCTGGACGACTGGTGCCAGCCGGAGGAACCGCTCTATCTCTACTATCCGAGCCGCCGCCATATGTCGGCGGGCTTCAGGGCGGTCATCGAGGCGATGAAGGCGGAGTAA